Proteins encoded together in one Streptomyces sp. B1I3 window:
- a CDS encoding PAC2 family protein: MIELEGVPELIDPVMVAAFEGWNDAGDAASTAVGHLDREWKGEVFAALDAEDYYDFQVNRPTVWLDGGTRKVVWPTTRLSVVRVGGEKPRDLVLVRGIEPSMRWRSFCNEILGFAHELGVEMVVVLGALLGDTPHTRPVPVSGITSDPDLARTMDLEETRYEGPTGIVGILQEACTHAGVPAVSLWAAVPHYVSQPPNPKATLALLNRLEDLLGLRIPLGELPEDARAWQLGVDQLAAEDSEVAEYVQTLEEARDTAELPEASGEAIAREFERYLRRRDVGGPAGQGPGGHATESGDASYLRDPSSGRTRPPKPQRPETGRRKDADPPQDPPSGPDEGPGPSDG, translated from the coding sequence GTGATCGAGCTCGAGGGAGTACCCGAGCTGATCGACCCGGTCATGGTGGCCGCGTTCGAAGGCTGGAACGACGCCGGCGACGCCGCCTCCACAGCGGTCGGGCACCTGGACCGGGAATGGAAGGGCGAGGTGTTCGCGGCGCTCGACGCCGAGGACTACTACGACTTCCAGGTCAACCGGCCCACGGTGTGGCTGGACGGCGGGACCCGCAAGGTCGTGTGGCCCACCACGCGGCTCTCGGTGGTCCGTGTCGGTGGCGAGAAGCCCCGCGACCTGGTGCTGGTCCGCGGCATCGAACCCTCCATGCGCTGGCGGTCGTTCTGCAACGAGATCCTCGGCTTCGCCCATGAACTGGGCGTCGAGATGGTCGTCGTCCTGGGGGCGCTGCTCGGCGACACCCCGCACACCCGGCCGGTACCGGTCAGTGGCATCACCTCGGACCCGGACCTGGCCAGAACCATGGACCTGGAGGAGACGAGGTACGAGGGACCGACCGGCATCGTCGGCATCCTCCAGGAGGCCTGCACCCACGCGGGTGTGCCCGCGGTGAGTCTGTGGGCCGCGGTGCCGCACTACGTGTCGCAGCCGCCGAACCCGAAGGCGACGCTGGCTCTCCTGAACCGTCTCGAGGACCTGCTCGGACTGCGCATCCCGCTGGGCGAACTGCCCGAGGACGCCCGTGCCTGGCAGCTCGGTGTCGATCAGCTGGCGGCCGAGGACAGCGAGGTGGCGGAGTACGTCCAGACGCTGGAGGAGGCCCGGGACACCGCGGAGCTGCCCGAGGCGTCCGGGGAGGCCATCGCCCGGGAGTTCGAGCGGTACCTGAGGCGCCGGGACGTCGGAGGCCCCGCCGGCCAGGGGCCCGGCGGGCACGCGACGGAGAGCGGTGACGCGTCCTATCTGCGGGATCCGTCGAGCGGCCGCACGAGGCCGCCCAAACCGCAGCGCCCGGAGACGGGGCGGCGGAAGGACGCGGACCCGCCCCAGGACCCGCCGTCCGGGCCGGACGAGGGCCCCGGCCCTTCGGACGGCTGA
- a CDS encoding enolase C-terminal domain-like protein produces MSRTVTHFEVHDIRFPTSEQLDGSDAMNPDPDYSAAYVVLRTDGDGPEGHGFCFTIGRGNDVMAAAIETLRPALVGRPAPRAAADLAALYRELTHDSQLRWLGPEKGVMHMAAGAVVNAAWDLAAKQAGQPVWQFLARMTPEELVSLVDFRYLTDALTPEEALALLRAAEPGRAERTERLLAEGYPAYTTSPGWLGYADDKLVRLAEEAVADGFTQIKLKIGADLDDDVRRLALAREAVGPGVRIAVDANQRWDVSAAVEWMTALAPYDPYWIEEPTSPDDVLGHAAVRAGQPVKVATGEHIANRVVFKQLLQAGAVDFLQIDAARVAGVNENLAVLLLAAKYGVPVCPHAGGVGLCELVQHLAMFDYVAVSGTCEDRVIEYVDHLHEHFADPAVIKDGRYTAPRSPGFSARMLPASIADHRYPQGPVWQARRTAEETGR; encoded by the coding sequence ATGAGCCGTACCGTCACGCACTTCGAGGTCCACGACATCCGGTTCCCCACCTCGGAACAGCTGGACGGCTCCGACGCCATGAACCCCGATCCCGACTACTCGGCCGCCTACGTCGTGCTGCGTACGGACGGCGACGGCCCCGAAGGGCACGGTTTCTGCTTCACCATCGGCCGTGGCAACGATGTCATGGCCGCCGCCATCGAGACGCTCCGCCCCGCCCTGGTGGGGCGCCCCGCACCGCGCGCCGCAGCCGACCTGGCCGCCCTGTACCGCGAGCTGACGCACGACTCCCAACTGCGCTGGCTGGGGCCGGAGAAGGGGGTGATGCACATGGCGGCCGGCGCGGTCGTCAACGCGGCCTGGGACCTCGCGGCGAAACAGGCCGGGCAGCCGGTCTGGCAGTTCCTCGCCCGGATGACCCCCGAGGAACTCGTCTCCCTCGTCGACTTCCGCTACCTCACCGACGCGCTCACCCCCGAGGAGGCGCTCGCACTCCTGCGCGCCGCCGAACCCGGACGCGCCGAGCGGACCGAGCGGCTGCTCGCGGAGGGGTACCCCGCCTACACCACCTCGCCCGGCTGGCTCGGATACGCGGACGACAAGCTGGTCCGGCTGGCCGAGGAGGCCGTGGCGGACGGTTTCACCCAGATCAAGCTGAAGATCGGCGCCGACCTCGACGACGACGTCCGCAGGCTCGCGCTGGCCCGCGAGGCCGTCGGCCCCGGTGTCCGCATCGCCGTCGACGCCAACCAGCGCTGGGACGTCTCCGCAGCGGTGGAGTGGATGACCGCGCTCGCACCGTACGACCCGTACTGGATCGAAGAGCCCACCAGCCCGGACGACGTACTCGGGCACGCCGCTGTGCGCGCCGGTCAGCCGGTCAAGGTCGCCACCGGCGAACACATCGCCAACCGGGTCGTGTTCAAGCAACTGCTCCAGGCCGGCGCGGTCGACTTCCTCCAGATCGACGCCGCACGGGTCGCCGGCGTCAACGAGAACCTCGCCGTCCTGCTGCTCGCCGCCAAGTACGGCGTGCCCGTCTGCCCCCACGCCGGCGGCGTCGGGCTCTGCGAGCTGGTGCAGCACCTGGCGATGTTCGACTACGTGGCGGTCTCCGGCACCTGCGAGGACCGCGTCATCGAGTACGTCGACCATCTCCACGAACACTTCGCCGATCCGGCCGTGATCAAGGACGGGCGCTACACGGCCCCCCGTTCACCGGGATTCTCCGCCCGGATGCTCCCCGCCTCGATCGCCGATCACCGCTATCCGCAGGGCCCCGTCTGGCAGGCCCGCCGTACCGCCGAGGAGACCGGCCGATGA
- a CDS encoding SDR family NAD(P)-dependent oxidoreductase: MNTTQDFDGLRALVTGGASGIGAAVAALLLARGARVAVLDRETGGAPEGTLALRADVTDDAAVRDAVDRAARELGGLHTLVSNAGIGSIGTVEDNPDEEWTRVLDVNVLGMVRTARHALPHLRRSAAGRPGAVSITQTCSVAATAGLPQRALYSASKGAVLSLTLAMAADHVREGIRVNCVNPGTADTPWIGRLLGQAEDPVAERAALEARQPLGRLVPADEVAAAVVYLASPAAASVTGTALAVDGGMQGLRLRPATG; encoded by the coding sequence ATGAACACGACACAGGACTTCGACGGGCTCCGCGCCCTGGTCACGGGCGGCGCCTCCGGTATCGGCGCAGCTGTCGCGGCCCTGCTGCTCGCCCGCGGCGCACGCGTGGCCGTGCTCGACCGCGAGACCGGGGGCGCTCCGGAAGGCACGCTCGCGCTCCGGGCCGACGTGACGGACGACGCCGCCGTACGGGACGCCGTCGACCGGGCGGCCCGCGAACTCGGCGGCCTGCACACCCTGGTGTCCAACGCCGGTATCGGCTCCATCGGCACCGTCGAGGACAACCCCGACGAGGAGTGGACCCGCGTCCTGGACGTCAACGTGCTCGGCATGGTCCGCACCGCCCGGCACGCCCTGCCCCACCTGCGCCGGTCCGCGGCCGGTCGCCCCGGCGCGGTGTCGATCACCCAGACCTGTTCCGTCGCGGCCACTGCCGGGCTGCCGCAGCGCGCCCTCTACAGCGCGAGCAAGGGGGCGGTGCTCTCCCTGACCCTCGCCATGGCCGCCGACCACGTCCGCGAGGGAATCCGGGTGAACTGCGTCAACCCCGGCACCGCGGACACCCCCTGGATCGGCCGGCTGCTCGGACAGGCCGAGGACCCGGTGGCGGAGCGCGCGGCGCTCGAAGCCCGCCAGCCGCTGGGACGGCTCGTCCCGGCGGACGAGGTCGCCGCCGCCGTCGTCTACCTGGCGAGCCCGGCGGCCGCCTCCGTGACCGGGACCGCGCTCGCCGTCGACGGCGGCATGCAGGGCCTGCGCCTGCGCCCCGCCACCGGCTGA
- a CDS encoding FadR/GntR family transcriptional regulator, with product MAVTDEAIEKIKGMIVSGALAPGDRLPRESELAAELGLSRNSLREAVRALSLIRILDVRQGDGTYVTSLDPQLLLEALSFVVDFHRDDTVLEFLAVRRILEPAATAMAALRIEESQLDALDAQLDALGTDPSVEELVAGDLEFHRGIVRSSGNSVLCSLLDGLSGPTTRARVWRGLTQQDAVSRTLYEHRAILGALRDRDPEAARSWATVHVASVEQWLRSAL from the coding sequence ATGGCCGTCACCGACGAAGCGATCGAGAAGATCAAAGGAATGATCGTCTCGGGTGCCCTGGCTCCGGGCGACCGGCTCCCCAGGGAGAGCGAACTCGCCGCCGAGCTCGGCCTCTCACGCAATTCGCTCCGCGAGGCCGTGCGTGCCCTGTCGCTGATCCGGATCCTCGACGTCCGCCAGGGCGACGGCACCTATGTCACCAGCCTGGACCCGCAGCTCCTCCTGGAGGCGCTCAGCTTCGTCGTGGACTTCCACCGCGACGACACCGTGCTGGAGTTCCTCGCCGTGCGCCGCATCCTGGAGCCCGCGGCCACGGCGATGGCGGCCCTGCGCATCGAGGAGTCACAGCTGGACGCGCTGGACGCGCAGCTGGACGCGCTGGGCACCGACCCCTCGGTGGAGGAACTGGTCGCAGGCGACCTGGAGTTCCATCGCGGGATCGTCCGGTCCTCCGGCAATTCGGTCCTCTGCTCGCTGCTGGACGGCCTGTCCGGGCCGACCACCCGGGCCAGGGTCTGGCGTGGGCTGACCCAGCAGGACGCGGTGAGCCGCACCCTGTACGAGCACCGGGCGATACTCGGCGCGCTGCGGGACCGTGACCCGGAGGCCGCCCGGTCCTGGGCGACCGTGCACGTGGCGAGTGTGGAGCAGTGGCTGCGCTCGGCGCTGTGA
- a CDS encoding glycerol-3-phosphate dehydrogenase/oxidase has translation MTTLQSVPALGTHPASGSLPSRAETREQLSKATYDLLVIGGGILGISTAWHAAQSGLRVALVDAGDFAGATSSASSKLLHGGLRYLQTGAVKLVAENHFERRAVSRQVAPHLANPLTFYLPVYKGGPHGAAKLGAGVFAYSALSAFGDGVGHVISPARAQRDVPELRTDNLKAVAVYGDDQMNDARMALMTVRAAVEAGAVVLNHAAVTGLRFTRGRVTGAELKDRQDGTEFGVDARLVLNATGPWVDHLRKMEDPNAAPSIRLSKGAHLVLRRTRPWKAALATPIDKYRITFALPWEDMLLLGTTDEEYEGDPADVAVTEKDTAQILDEAAFSVRDQQLSRDLITYSFAGLRVLPGGPGDTSKAKRETVVTEGRGGMLSVAGGKWTTFRHIGRTVMNKLAALPGHPLAEGMEPMARLPRKLPLPGIANPNAVAHRLLVDGGTPGPRMAAETARHLATHYGSLAFDIARLANEDPALAERIHPEAPEIWAQVVYARDREWAETADDVLRRRTTLTIRGLATDDIRTRVEAVLADRR, from the coding sequence ATGACCACCCTGCAGAGCGTCCCCGCCCTCGGGACGCATCCGGCCTCCGGCTCCCTCCCGAGCCGTGCCGAAACCCGGGAGCAGCTGTCCAAGGCGACGTACGACCTCCTGGTGATCGGCGGCGGCATCCTGGGCATCTCCACCGCCTGGCACGCCGCGCAGTCCGGACTGCGGGTGGCCCTGGTGGACGCCGGCGACTTCGCCGGCGCCACCTCCTCCGCCTCCTCCAAGCTGCTCCACGGCGGTCTGCGCTATCTGCAGACCGGCGCGGTGAAGCTGGTCGCGGAGAACCACTTCGAGCGGCGCGCGGTCTCCCGTCAGGTCGCCCCGCACCTGGCCAACCCGCTCACCTTCTACCTGCCCGTCTACAAGGGCGGCCCGCACGGCGCGGCCAAGCTGGGTGCGGGCGTCTTCGCCTACTCGGCGCTCTCCGCGTTCGGTGACGGCGTCGGCCACGTGATCAGCCCGGCACGGGCGCAGCGCGACGTGCCGGAGCTGCGTACGGACAACCTGAAGGCCGTCGCGGTCTACGGCGACGACCAGATGAACGACGCGCGGATGGCCCTGATGACGGTCCGTGCGGCCGTGGAGGCGGGCGCCGTCGTCCTGAACCACGCGGCGGTCACCGGCCTGCGCTTCACCCGGGGCCGGGTCACCGGCGCCGAGCTGAAGGACCGCCAGGACGGTACGGAGTTCGGCGTCGACGCCCGTCTCGTGCTGAACGCCACCGGCCCGTGGGTCGACCACCTGCGGAAGATGGAGGACCCGAACGCGGCCCCGTCCATACGTCTGTCCAAGGGCGCGCACCTGGTGCTCAGGCGCACCCGCCCCTGGAAGGCCGCGCTGGCCACCCCGATCGACAAGTACCGGATCACGTTCGCCCTGCCGTGGGAGGACATGCTCCTGCTCGGTACGACGGACGAGGAGTACGAGGGCGACCCGGCCGACGTCGCGGTCACCGAGAAGGACACCGCCCAGATCCTGGACGAGGCAGCCTTCTCGGTCCGCGACCAGCAGCTCTCGCGTGATCTGATCACCTACTCCTTCGCCGGGCTGCGGGTGCTCCCGGGCGGCCCGGGTGACACGTCCAAGGCCAAGCGCGAGACGGTCGTGACGGAGGGCCGCGGCGGGATGCTGTCCGTCGCGGGCGGCAAGTGGACGACGTTCCGTCACATCGGCCGCACGGTGATGAACAAGCTGGCCGCCCTGCCCGGGCACCCGCTGGCCGAGGGCATGGAGCCGATGGCGCGGCTGCCGAGGAAGCTGCCGCTGCCCGGCATCGCCAACCCGAACGCCGTCGCGCACCGGCTGCTGGTCGACGGCGGGACGCCGGGACCGCGGATGGCGGCCGAGACGGCCCGCCACCTCGCGACCCACTACGGCTCGCTCGCCTTCGACATCGCACGCCTCGCGAACGAGGATCCGGCGCTCGCCGAGCGCATCCACCCGGAAGCCCCGGAGATCTGGGCCCAGGTGGTGTACGCCCGCGACCGTGAGTGGGCCGAGACGGCGGACGACGTGCTGCGCCGCCGGACGACACTGACGATCCGGGGCCTGGCGACGGACGACATCCGGACCCGCGTCGAGGCCGTGCTGGCCGACAGGCGCTGA
- the glpK gene encoding glycerol kinase GlpK — MTDAHTTGPFIAAIDQGTTSSRCIVFDKDGRIVSVDQKEHEQIFPKPGWVEHNATEIWENVQEVVAGAIVKAGITSADVKAIGITNQRETTLLWDKNTGEPVHNALVWQDTRTDALCKHLGRNVGQDRFRRETGLPLASYFAGPKVRWLLDNVEGLRERAERGDILFGTMDSWVIWNLTGGTDGGVHVTDVTNASRTLLMNLHTMQWDDRIVQSMEIPPAVLPEIRSSAEVYGTTKGGVLDGVPVASALGDQQAALFGQTCFAQGEAKSTYGTGTFMLMNTGHTPVNSYNGLLTTVGYRIGDQKAVYALEGSIAVTGSLVQWMRDQMGLIKSAAEIETLASSVEDNGGAYFVPAFSGLFAPYWRPDARGVITGLTRYVTKAHIARAVLEATAWQTREISDAMTKDSGVELTALKVDGGMTSNNLLMQTLSDFLDAPVVRPMVAETTCLGAAYAAGLAVGFWPDTDALRANWRRAAEWTPRMDAATRDREYKSWLKAVERSMGWLDDDTVEE; from the coding sequence GTGACCGACGCACACACCACCGGCCCGTTCATCGCGGCCATCGACCAGGGCACCACGTCCAGCCGCTGCATCGTCTTCGACAAGGACGGCCGGATCGTCTCCGTCGACCAGAAGGAGCACGAGCAGATCTTCCCCAAGCCCGGCTGGGTCGAGCACAACGCGACCGAGATCTGGGAGAACGTCCAGGAAGTCGTCGCAGGAGCGATCGTCAAGGCCGGCATCACCTCCGCCGACGTCAAGGCGATCGGCATCACCAACCAGCGCGAGACCACCCTGCTCTGGGACAAGAACACCGGTGAGCCCGTCCACAACGCCCTCGTCTGGCAGGACACCCGCACCGACGCCCTCTGCAAGCACCTCGGCCGCAACGTCGGCCAGGACCGCTTCCGCCGCGAGACGGGCCTGCCTCTGGCGTCGTACTTCGCAGGTCCCAAGGTCCGCTGGCTGCTCGACAACGTCGAAGGGCTCCGCGAGCGCGCCGAGCGCGGCGACATCCTGTTCGGCACCATGGACTCCTGGGTCATCTGGAACCTGACCGGCGGCACCGACGGCGGCGTGCACGTCACCGACGTCACCAACGCCTCGCGCACCCTCCTGATGAACCTGCACACGATGCAGTGGGACGACCGGATCGTGCAGTCGATGGAGATCCCGCCCGCCGTGCTGCCGGAGATCCGGTCCTCCGCCGAGGTGTACGGCACCACCAAGGGCGGCGTGCTGGACGGCGTCCCGGTGGCCTCCGCGCTCGGCGACCAGCAGGCCGCGCTGTTCGGCCAGACGTGTTTCGCCCAGGGCGAGGCGAAGTCCACGTACGGCACCGGCACCTTCATGCTGATGAACACCGGTCACACCCCCGTGAACTCCTACAACGGACTGCTGACGACCGTCGGGTACCGGATCGGTGACCAGAAGGCCGTGTACGCCCTGGAGGGCTCCATCGCCGTCACCGGTTCGCTGGTGCAGTGGATGCGCGACCAGATGGGCCTGATCAAGTCCGCGGCCGAGATCGAGACGCTCGCCTCCTCCGTCGAGGACAACGGCGGCGCGTACTTCGTGCCCGCGTTCTCCGGTCTGTTCGCCCCCTACTGGCGCCCCGACGCCCGCGGGGTCATCACCGGCCTCACCCGGTACGTCACCAAGGCGCACATCGCCCGTGCCGTACTCGAGGCGACCGCCTGGCAGACCCGCGAGATCAGCGACGCCATGACCAAGGACTCCGGCGTCGAGCTGACCGCCCTGAAGGTCGACGGCGGCATGACCTCCAACAACCTGCTGATGCAGACGCTCTCCGACTTCCTGGACGCGCCCGTGGTGCGCCCCATGGTCGCCGAGACCACCTGCCTCGGCGCCGCCTACGCCGCCGGCCTCGCCGTCGGCTTCTGGCCGGACACCGACGCGCTGCGCGCCAACTGGCGCCGGGCCGCCGAGTGGACACCCCGTATGGACGCGGCGACCCGCGACCGCGAGTACAAGAGCTGGCTCAAGGCCGTCGAACGGTCCATGGGCTGGCTCGACGACGACACTGTCGAGGAGTAA
- a CDS encoding MIP/aquaporin family protein translates to MSSSDIFIGETIGTAILILLGGGVCAAVTLKRSKARNAGWPAITFGWGFAVLTGAYIASGVSGAHLNPAVTIALAIQGGTAWSDVPLYLASELLGAMIGAVLVWAVYYGQFHAHLTDPEIVGDQPLEEGMVDQASAPQAGPVLGVFATGPEIRHAVQNVVTEVIATFVLILAILTQGLNDEGNGLGALGALITSLVVVGIGLSLGGPTGYAINPVRDLGPRIVHALLPLPNKGGSDWGYAWVPVVGPLVGAALAGGLYNLAFA, encoded by the coding sequence GTGTCCAGCTCCGACATCTTCATCGGCGAGACCATCGGTACCGCCATACTCATCCTGCTCGGCGGCGGTGTCTGTGCCGCCGTCACGCTCAAGCGCTCCAAGGCGCGGAACGCCGGCTGGCCGGCCATCACCTTCGGGTGGGGTTTCGCCGTCCTGACCGGCGCCTACATAGCCTCCGGTGTGTCCGGCGCCCACCTCAACCCGGCGGTCACGATCGCCCTCGCGATCCAGGGCGGCACCGCGTGGAGCGACGTGCCCCTGTACCTCGCCTCCGAACTGCTCGGCGCGATGATCGGTGCCGTGCTCGTCTGGGCCGTCTACTACGGGCAGTTCCACGCGCACCTCACCGACCCCGAGATCGTCGGGGACCAGCCCCTCGAGGAGGGCATGGTCGACCAGGCGTCGGCTCCCCAGGCGGGCCCGGTGCTCGGCGTCTTCGCCACGGGTCCGGAGATCCGGCACGCGGTGCAGAACGTCGTGACGGAGGTCATCGCGACCTTCGTCCTGATCCTGGCGATCCTCACCCAGGGCCTCAACGACGAGGGCAACGGCCTCGGGGCCCTCGGTGCCCTGATCACCTCGCTGGTGGTCGTCGGCATCGGCCTCTCGCTCGGTGGCCCGACCGGTTACGCGATCAACCCGGTGCGCGACCTCGGTCCGCGCATCGTGCACGCGCTGCTGCCGCTGCCGAACAAGGGCGGTTCGGACTGGGGGTACGCCTGGGTACCGGTGGTAGGACCCCTCGTCGGTGCTGCCCTGGCCGGCGGGCTCTACAACCTCGCCTTCGCCTGA
- a CDS encoding IclR family transcriptional regulator, protein MAKNIQSLERAAAMLRLLAGGERRLGLSDISSSLGLAKGTAHGILRTLQLEGFVEQDPASGRYQLGAELLRLGNSYLDVHELRARALVWTDDLARSSGESVHLGVLHQHGVLIVHHVFRPDDSRQVLEVGAMQPLHSTALGKVLSAYDPVAHSEVVEAERRAFTPRTVTGSQEFESLLDLIRAQGWAADVEETWEGVAAVAAPIHDRRRMPVGAVAVTGAVERVCTGGELRPELVAAVRDCARAVSRDLGAGRF, encoded by the coding sequence ATGGCCAAGAACATCCAGTCGCTCGAGCGGGCAGCGGCGATGCTGCGCCTGCTGGCAGGCGGCGAGCGCCGGCTCGGGCTGTCCGACATCTCCTCCTCCCTGGGGCTGGCCAAAGGCACCGCCCACGGCATCCTGCGCACGCTCCAGCTCGAGGGCTTCGTCGAGCAGGACCCGGCCTCGGGTCGCTACCAGCTCGGCGCGGAGCTGCTCCGCCTGGGCAACAGCTACCTCGACGTGCACGAGCTGCGGGCCCGCGCCCTGGTGTGGACCGACGACCTGGCCCGCTCCAGCGGCGAGAGCGTCCACCTCGGCGTGCTGCACCAGCACGGCGTCCTGATCGTCCACCACGTCTTCCGGCCCGACGACAGCCGTCAGGTCCTCGAGGTCGGCGCCATGCAGCCACTGCACTCCACCGCCCTGGGCAAGGTGCTCTCGGCCTACGACCCCGTCGCGCACAGCGAGGTCGTCGAGGCGGAACGACGGGCGTTCACCCCGCGTACGGTCACGGGCTCGCAGGAGTTCGAGTCCCTGCTGGACCTGATCAGGGCGCAGGGCTGGGCGGCGGACGTGGAGGAGACCTGGGAGGGTGTGGCGGCCGTGGCCGCCCCCATCCACGACCGGCGCAGGATGCCCGTCGGCGCCGTCGCCGTGACGGGCGCCGTGGAGCGCGTCTGCACCGGCGGGGAACTGCGCCCCGAGCTCGTCGCCGCCGTACGGGACTGCGCCCGCGCCGTTTCACGGGACCTGGGTGCCGGGCGTTTCTGA